The window GTGTTGTTAAGCCTTTCAACTTTGGCAAGCCTGCACTTTTTAGCTAATCCTTGGATAGAATATTCAATCATTTTCTTCAGTTTATTATTAGCATTAGTTTCTTTTCTGCCTGCTTTTAAAAGACATCATTCGAATTTTTTACCCTTAATACTATTGGGATTGGGCTTTATATTGATTGGGATGGGTCAATCTGGATTAATAGAGGTAAATGAAGTTGTACTTACAGTCAGCGGTGCATTTTTAATTGCGATAGCCCATATAGTCAACTGGATTATGGTAGTCAAAACAAGAAAAGCATTTTTGATGGCAGAAACAATTTAAAGTGACAGAAATCATCAACTTTTTAAAAAGGCAAATTTATAGAGTAGATTCGAAAAACATCACAAATGGAAACTGGAACGCTATTCGACAAACGAAGCCCTTTGATGTAGCCTTTTTAAAAGGAGAAAACCTTTTATACCCAAATGGTAAAGGCATTGTGCATAGATCACCTCCAATTGAAGAAAGTGAAGAAAAGAGAATCTTATTAAGAATAGATGAAAGATAATTCCTGAATAGTAAAATAAGACTAATATTTTTGCAAATATGTTGCGTTTACTGATTATTACGTTTTTATTTTTCTCTCATTTTTTTGTTCTAGCTCAAAAATTTGAAGGAAATGTTGTGGGCACAGACGGCCAGCCATTAGAGGCTGTATTACTTACTTTCCACCCAATGAAAGTTCGTACTACCACGGATATTGAGGGTAAGTTTGCTATCAACATCGACAAACAGCAAAAAGTGGAATCAATTGAAATCAATCATGTAACGCATATTCCACAAATCATTCCTATTTCAGAATTTAAGAACCTAAATGACATCAAAATTGTATGCCATGAGGATGTCCAGACCTTGTTTGAAGTTAAGGTTGTTTCCGACAATATTTTATCGAGAGTAATCGATAAAACCCAGCCGGTTCAAATGGTGGATAAGGATTTTATTGAGCGAAATAGTAGTGGTACATTTTCTGGTGCACTCGCTGCTTTGCCTGGGGTCAATACCATTAATGTTGGTGTGGGAATAGCTAAACCTATGATTAGAGGGATGAGTTTCAACCGAATTATGGTAAATAATAGGGGAATTAAACAAGAAGGACAACAGTGGGGTGCTGATCATGGGCTCGAGATTGATCCATTCGATGTTGATCAGGTGGAAGTCATAAAGGGGCCTGGATCTCTGCTTTTTGGGCCAGATGGAATGGGCGGTGTGATTAACATCAAGGAGAATAATATACCCTTGCAGGACGGAAATACTATTGAGTATTTATCTTCCTACCAAACCAATAATCACGCTTTTTCAAATTCCTTGGAATTTAAGGGTAAGAAAAGGGCGCTCTTTTACAGTGCCCGAATGACCCATCAGGATTTCGGAGACTATTCTGTGCCGGCTGATGATTTTACCTATGCAGGATTTGAGCTTCCAATTGAGGAAAATAGACTGAAAAATACTGCGGGTAATGAATTACATTTGAGCGCTTTAATTGGTTTAAAATACCAGAATTTTAAGAGCAGCTTGAGGTTTACAAGCTTTAATCAAGAAGCTGGAATCTTTACAGGGGCTATAGGGCTTCCTCGCAGTTATAATTTAAGGCATAACGGTGATTTTAGAAATGTGGATTTACCCAAGCAACGAAATCAGCATCATATGCTTATTAGTAACTCTTACTGGCGTTTTGGAAATCAAAAATTCGAGCTGGATTTAGGGTATCAGCGGAATAATAGAAATGAATTATCGTTTCCGGGCGCTCATGGAATCGCACCAGAATATGCCAATTCAAATTTGGCTTTGGGTCTACATTTAAATACTTATACCGCCAACCTTAGATACGAATTTAATCCTAATCCAAATCATCAAATATTAATGGGCGGGCAGTTCCAATGGATGGAAAATCAAAGAGATGGTTTTGAGTTTTTATTGCCCGACTATACGAGTTCGCAATTAGGCTTTTATCATTACCAGCTTTTTGATATGAAAGATCAATTTATTTTAAATGGGGGAATACGATATGATCGAGCTAGTCATCAAATCAATCAGCATTTACAACCCGTTTTTGATAGAGGAACGCTACAGCCGACCGGGGAAATGATGGAAAGAACGCCAGCTTTCGATCGCTATTTTGAAAATTTTAGTGGAGGATTAGGCGTGACGTATATGGCTACTAAGCAGGATCACATAAAATTTAATTTAGGCAATAGTTTTCGCTATCCCACTGCTATAGAGCTTTCCAGTAATGGCGTTCATCATGGGAATTTCAGACATGAATTGGGAGATCGTGATCTTGATATAGAAAATGGCTATCAAGCAGATATAAATTACATCCATCAGTCTGAACAATTGTTCCTGGAGATTTCTGCTTTTTACGCCTATTATAATGATTATATATATTTAGCGCCCACGGGAAACTTTTCATTCCTAGCATCAGGGGGGACTATGTGGCAGTACCGTCAGGATGACGCGCTATTCAATGGTTTTGAAATTAGTACATCCTACCAACCGGTTTTCTATTTTAAGAACGAAACAGTAA is drawn from Marivirga arenosa and contains these coding sequences:
- a CDS encoding DUF1826 domain-containing protein; translation: MTEIINFLKRQIYRVDSKNITNGNWNAIRQTKPFDVAFLKGENLLYPNGKGIVHRSPPIEESEEKRILLRIDER
- a CDS encoding MerC domain-containing protein, with the protein product MNRLNVSSNKIPLDAIGMMASILCAIHCAALPVLLSLSTLASLHFLANPWIEYSIIFFSLLLALVSFLPAFKRHHSNFLPLILLGLGFILIGMGQSGLIEVNEVVLTVSGAFLIAIAHIVNWIMVVKTRKAFLMAETI
- a CDS encoding TonB-dependent receptor, which encodes MLRLLIITFLFFSHFFVLAQKFEGNVVGTDGQPLEAVLLTFHPMKVRTTTDIEGKFAINIDKQQKVESIEINHVTHIPQIIPISEFKNLNDIKIVCHEDVQTLFEVKVVSDNILSRVIDKTQPVQMVDKDFIERNSSGTFSGALAALPGVNTINVGVGIAKPMIRGMSFNRIMVNNRGIKQEGQQWGADHGLEIDPFDVDQVEVIKGPGSLLFGPDGMGGVINIKENNIPLQDGNTIEYLSSYQTNNHAFSNSLEFKGKKRALFYSARMTHQDFGDYSVPADDFTYAGFELPIEENRLKNTAGNELHLSALIGLKYQNFKSSLRFTSFNQEAGIFTGAIGLPRSYNLRHNGDFRNVDLPKQRNQHHMLISNSYWRFGNQKFELDLGYQRNNRNELSFPGAHGIAPEYANSNLALGLHLNTYTANLRYEFNPNPNHQILMGGQFQWMENQRDGFEFLLPDYTSSQLGFYHYQLFDMKDQFILNGGIRYDRASHQINQHLQPVFDRGTLQPTGEMMERTPAFDRYFENFSGGLGVTYMATKQDHIKFNLGNSFRYPTAIELSSNGVHHGNFRHELGDRDLDIENGYQADINYIHQSEQLFLEISAFYAYYNDYIYLAPTGNFSFLASGGTMWQYRQDDALFNGFEISTSYQPVFYFKNETVIEFVQNLNLNSRLALPLTPPPSIVNTFEFENFVSEGYRLKEEYLFISGRYNFAQNRTDRNERPTFDSFILNFGAGAHTLFFNQEFDFKFSVNNALNTFYFNHISRYRLINLPEQGRNFTFSVKITI